One genomic window of Trichlorobacter lovleyi includes the following:
- the xerD gene encoding site-specific tyrosine recombinase XerD, translating into MNRFLDLFLAWLTVEKGLSANTRSAYAADLGRYLDYLERLQRDTPDSIQPSDIAEFLGKERERGLAPRSRARLLSAIRMLHRFLLIERYATTNPSAIIEAPRPLKKLPTFLSMAEVDRLLGATHGSRSEDIRDRAMLELLYATGLRVSELVNLKQREVNLEIGYLMTIGKGNKERLIPIGAAACHRVADYLEQVRSKQDPEGLQPQLFLSRLGKAMTRQAFWNIIKKRALLAGVRTSISPHTLRHSFATHLLANGADLRSVQIMLGHADLSTTQIYTHVTRERLKQLHRELHPRG; encoded by the coding sequence ATGAACCGTTTTCTCGACCTGTTCCTGGCCTGGCTGACCGTGGAAAAAGGTCTGTCCGCCAACACCCGCAGTGCCTACGCCGCTGATCTGGGGCGCTACCTGGACTATCTGGAACGGCTGCAGCGCGACACCCCGGACAGCATCCAGCCATCCGACATTGCCGAATTTCTTGGCAAAGAACGTGAACGGGGCCTGGCCCCCCGCAGCCGGGCCAGACTGCTCTCCGCCATCAGGATGCTCCACCGCTTCCTCTTGATCGAACGTTATGCCACCACCAACCCCTCAGCCATCATTGAAGCCCCCCGCCCCCTGAAAAAGCTGCCGACCTTCCTGAGCATGGCAGAGGTTGACAGGTTGCTGGGGGCAACGCACGGCAGTCGTTCCGAAGACATCCGCGACCGGGCCATGCTGGAACTGCTCTACGCCACCGGCCTGCGGGTGTCTGAACTGGTAAACCTGAAACAGCGAGAAGTAAATCTGGAGATCGGCTATCTGATGACCATCGGCAAGGGCAACAAGGAACGGCTGATACCGATCGGCGCCGCCGCCTGCCACCGGGTGGCCGACTATCTGGAGCAGGTGCGCAGCAAGCAGGACCCGGAGGGTCTCCAGCCTCAGCTCTTCCTCTCACGCCTGGGTAAGGCGATGACCCGTCAGGCCTTCTGGAACATCATCAAAAAGCGTGCGCTGCTGGCCGGTGTCCGCACCAGCATCTCCCCCCATACCCTGCGTCACTCCTTTGCCACCCACCTGCTGGCAAACGGTGCCGACCTGCGCAGCGTCCAGATCATGCTGGGTCATGCCGACCTCTCCACCACCCAGATCTATACCCATGTCACCCGTGAACGTCTGAAACAGCTGCACCGCGAACTGCACCCGCGGGGATAA
- a CDS encoding DUF748 domain-containing protein, translated as MQLLSINRKAVRSAIIAGSVFAILAAVTLFWLSRNLTRLVETTLQKNLGPDVSLGSIKAGWNRVVVTDIRIRRSGPGPFPDRLLIPRLVMTPSFRALASRRIEIRQLSIEQPKLLFEIGPDGKLIPPLPSVRKQRGDVAPRGDSPAFATSIGEIRLTDGELIILDRQTKRRTAVGTSHPREGYHLLRFPRLQLTCGPFNYPLLNQPMPLKASLAAPQSGSLTLAGQISPASLDSSLKLALRQWDLTRFRPYYLKPGDLDVTRGTLDGDAQITISKRRLNMPGEIRIKGLELNLSGGRGLFLGLPAKTVLAFLKDNKDEIVVPFTLAGDLANPRFQARQSLVDQIATGVASKIGIPIVSDVARGVIFLGGKGVEGIGKLFGK; from the coding sequence ATGCAACTCCTCAGCATCAACAGAAAAGCAGTCCGCAGTGCGATTATTGCAGGAAGCGTGTTCGCTATTCTGGCAGCCGTCACACTATTCTGGCTCTCACGCAATCTGACCAGACTGGTCGAGACCACGCTGCAGAAAAATCTGGGGCCTGATGTTTCTTTAGGCAGCATCAAGGCTGGCTGGAACCGGGTGGTGGTGACGGACATCCGCATCCGCCGCAGCGGGCCCGGCCCTTTCCCGGACCGGCTCTTGATCCCGCGGCTTGTGATGACTCCCAGCTTCCGTGCGCTGGCCTCCCGCAGGATTGAAATCAGGCAGCTCAGCATTGAACAGCCCAAGCTGCTGTTTGAAATCGGTCCCGACGGCAAGCTGATCCCTCCCTTGCCCTCTGTCCGCAAACAGCGTGGCGATGTTGCTCCCCGGGGCGACAGCCCCGCCTTTGCCACCTCCATTGGCGAAATAAGGCTGACAGACGGTGAGCTGATCATCCTTGACCGCCAGACCAAACGACGGACTGCCGTGGGTACCAGCCATCCCAGAGAGGGATACCATCTGCTGCGCTTTCCCAGGCTGCAGCTGACCTGCGGCCCCTTTAACTACCCCTTGCTCAACCAGCCAATGCCGCTCAAGGCCTCCCTGGCTGCCCCGCAGTCCGGCAGCCTGACGTTGGCAGGACAGATTTCACCGGCCTCCCTTGACAGTTCTCTCAAACTTGCTCTGCGCCAGTGGGACCTGACCCGTTTCCGTCCCTACTACCTCAAGCCGGGCGATCTTGATGTGACGCGTGGCACCCTTGATGGTGATGCGCAGATTACCATCAGCAAACGGCGGCTGAACATGCCGGGGGAAATCCGTATCAAGGGGCTGGAGCTCAACCTGAGTGGCGGCCGCGGGCTCTTTCTGGGGCTGCCTGCCAAGACCGTACTGGCTTTTCTGAAGGACAACAAAGATGAGATCGTCGTCCCCTTTACGCTGGCTGGTGATCTTGCCAACCCTCGCTTCCAGGCCCGTCAATCCCTTGTCGATCAGATTGCAACCGGTGTAGCCAGCAAGATCGGCATACCGATTGTCTCCGATGTCGCCCGCGGGGTAATATTTCTGGGGGGCAAAGGGGTTGAAGGGATAGGCAAGCTGTTCGGCAAATAG
- a CDS encoding MBL fold metallo-hydrolase, protein MKICSLASGSKGNCLFIETGGVRLLIDAGLSLKEITTRLTDSALDPESIHAVLVTHEHIDHIRSAGSFARRYKVPVLTSYATRQAAERYLQKAQLVEFETGYSFTFRDIMIDPFPISHDCCDPVGFVLESREGRTGSATDLGIVTRLVREKLKGCRALNLESNHDPEMLLNGPYPWNLKQRIKSRHGHLSNQESLELLHDLAHEGLEALVMAHLSEVNNHPDKVVETTTAFLRDQNCCAPQIVIGEQHQAGPMMKI, encoded by the coding sequence ATGAAAATCTGTTCACTGGCCAGCGGCAGCAAAGGGAACTGCCTCTTCATTGAGACAGGCGGTGTCCGTCTGCTGATTGATGCAGGTTTGTCACTGAAGGAGATCACAACCCGCCTGACAGACTCGGCACTAGACCCGGAGTCTATCCATGCAGTGCTGGTCACCCATGAGCATATCGATCATATCCGCAGCGCCGGTTCCTTTGCCCGGCGGTACAAGGTACCGGTTCTGACCAGCTACGCTACCCGTCAGGCAGCTGAACGCTACCTGCAGAAGGCACAGCTGGTGGAGTTTGAAACCGGCTATTCCTTTACCTTTCGTGATATCATGATTGATCCGTTTCCAATCTCCCATGACTGTTGTGATCCGGTCGGGTTTGTGCTTGAATCCCGTGAGGGACGGACAGGGTCGGCCACGGATCTGGGGATTGTCACCCGTCTGGTGCGGGAGAAACTGAAGGGCTGCCGGGCCCTGAACCTGGAATCGAACCATGACCCGGAAATGCTGTTGAACGGCCCATACCCCTGGAACCTGAAACAGCGGATAAAATCACGCCATGGCCACCTCTCCAACCAGGAATCACTGGAGCTGCTGCATGACCTGGCCCACGAAGGGCTTGAAGCGCTGGTGATGGCGCACCTCTCTGAGGTCAACAACCACCCGGACAAGGTGGTTGAGACAACAACGGCATTTTTACGGGACCAGAACTGTTGCGCACCGCAGATCGTGATTGGGGAGCAGCACCAGGCCGGACCGATGATGAAAATCTAA
- the purB gene encoding adenylosuccinate lyase yields the protein MIPRYTRPDMAKIWEPENRFRIWLEIETLACEAQAQLGVIPQEVVPVIREKGNFDIARIDAIEAEVKHDVIAFLTSVAEYVGPEARFIHQGMTSSDVLDTCLSVQLVQAADELLADLDMILESIKVRAYEHKDTVCMGRSHGIHAEPVTFGLKLATWYAEMDRNRTRLRAAREGIATGAISGAVGTFANINPFVEEYVCEKMGLKPEPVSTQVIPRDRHAEYFCALAIIASSMERIAIEVRHLQRTEVLEAEEQFTKGQKGSSAMPHKRNPILSENLTGQARYVRSMCIPALENVALWHERDISHSSVERYIGPDATVALDFSLRRLNGLIRNLVVYPENMLRNLNQMKGLVFSQKILLDLTQSGVSRENAYRLVQKNAMKVWEEGKDFQTELLADPEVVGALGETKIRESFDLSYHLKHVDTIFKRVFGA from the coding sequence ATGATCCCCCGTTATACAAGACCCGACATGGCAAAAATCTGGGAACCGGAAAACCGTTTCCGCATCTGGCTTGAGATCGAGACCCTGGCCTGCGAGGCCCAGGCCCAGCTTGGCGTTATCCCGCAGGAAGTCGTGCCGGTCATCCGCGAAAAGGGCAACTTTGATATCGCCCGGATTGACGCCATTGAGGCCGAGGTCAAACATGACGTAATCGCCTTCCTGACCTCGGTGGCCGAGTATGTCGGCCCTGAGGCACGTTTTATCCACCAGGGTATGACCTCCTCCGATGTGCTGGACACCTGCCTTTCCGTACAGCTGGTGCAGGCTGCGGATGAACTGCTGGCTGATCTGGATATGATCCTTGAATCGATCAAGGTGCGTGCCTATGAGCACAAAGATACGGTCTGCATGGGGCGCTCCCACGGTATCCACGCCGAGCCGGTCACCTTCGGCCTGAAGCTGGCCACCTGGTATGCCGAGATGGACCGTAACCGGACCCGTCTGCGGGCAGCCCGCGAAGGGATCGCCACCGGCGCCATCTCCGGCGCGGTCGGGACCTTTGCCAACATCAACCCCTTTGTTGAAGAGTATGTCTGCGAAAAGATGGGACTCAAGCCGGAGCCGGTCTCGACCCAGGTCATCCCCCGCGACCGCCATGCCGAGTATTTCTGCGCCCTGGCCATCATCGCCTCCTCGATGGAGCGGATCGCCATTGAAGTCCGTCACCTGCAGCGCACCGAGGTGCTGGAGGCGGAGGAGCAGTTTACCAAAGGTCAGAAGGGCTCCTCGGCCATGCCCCACAAGCGTAACCCGATCCTGTCCGAGAACCTGACCGGTCAGGCCCGCTACGTCCGGTCCATGTGCATCCCCGCCCTGGAAAACGTGGCGCTGTGGCATGAGCGGGACATCTCCCACTCCTCGGTTGAGCGCTACATCGGCCCGGATGCCACCGTGGCGCTGGATTTCTCGCTGCGCCGCCTGAACGGCCTGATCAGGAATCTGGTGGTCTACCCTGAAAACATGCTCAGAAACCTGAACCAGATGAAGGGGCTGGTCTTCTCCCAGAAGATCCTGTTGGACCTGACCCAATCGGGCGTATCCCGCGAGAACGCCTACCGCCTGGTACAGAAGAACGCCATGAAGGTCTGGGAAGAGGGCAAGGATTTCCAGACCGAACTGCTGGCCGACCCGGAGGTGGTGGGTGCCCTGGGCGAGACCAAGATCCGTGAATCCTTTGATCTCTCCTATCACCTGAAGCATGTCGACACCATCTTCAAGAGGGTCTTCGGTGCCTAG
- a CDS encoding mechanosensitive ion channel family protein, translating into MPSLLEAFITSFVPSSSDTGSLFWAKRLLTALLVFGCFWLLAQVVCWIINRWGSKIASFTSTDLDDRILKRVTPSVSLLLTFLGIYYAFRTLPLHEKLFRLLSGGLFIANVAIVCILIYRVLHETLLWYAERQQDGEAGAFSRQMAPIIEKVTMLFIIGAALMVVLKHFNYDILSLVTALGIGSLAIGMAAKDTLAHVISGFTLMIDRPFRIGDRIQLSGGQVGDVQDIGLRSTKIKTLDNQLLIIPNSDLCNTMLTNQAFPDNRIKGRINVGVGYDSDAERVKQQLVAIALEIDDVLKDPGPEAYFVSFGDSALNMSLFFWVEEYAKLFATTDKINSRILNRFREQGIEIPFPIRTVTLKQEQGAHTP; encoded by the coding sequence GTGCCTAGTCTGCTGGAAGCGTTCATAACCTCCTTTGTGCCGTCAAGTAGTGACACAGGCTCGCTGTTCTGGGCCAAACGGCTGCTGACGGCCCTGCTTGTCTTCGGCTGTTTCTGGCTTCTGGCTCAGGTGGTCTGCTGGATTATCAACCGCTGGGGCAGCAAGATCGCCTCGTTCACCTCAACGGATCTTGATGACCGGATCCTGAAGCGGGTCACCCCTTCCGTCTCGCTGTTGCTGACCTTCCTGGGAATTTATTACGCCTTCCGGACACTGCCGCTGCATGAAAAGCTTTTCAGGCTGTTGTCAGGAGGCCTGTTCATTGCCAATGTGGCAATTGTCTGTATCCTGATTTACCGGGTGCTGCACGAGACCCTGCTCTGGTACGCAGAACGGCAGCAGGACGGCGAGGCCGGGGCCTTCTCACGCCAGATGGCACCGATAATCGAAAAGGTGACCATGCTGTTCATCATCGGCGCGGCGCTGATGGTAGTGTTGAAGCACTTCAACTATGATATACTCTCACTGGTCACCGCCCTGGGGATCGGCTCACTGGCCATCGGTATGGCCGCCAAGGATACCCTGGCCCACGTCATCTCAGGTTTTACCCTGATGATCGACCGGCCGTTCAGGATCGGGGACCGGATCCAGCTGTCAGGGGGTCAGGTGGGGGATGTGCAGGATATCGGGCTGCGCTCCACCAAGATCAAGACTTTGGACAACCAGTTGCTGATCATCCCCAACTCGGATCTCTGCAACACCATGCTGACCAACCAGGCCTTTCCCGATAACCGGATCAAGGGACGGATCAATGTGGGGGTCGGCTACGACAGTGACGCGGAGCGGGTCAAGCAACAGCTGGTCGCCATCGCCCTTGAGATTGATGATGTGCTGAAAGACCCGGGGCCGGAGGCGTATTTTGTTTCCTTTGGCGATTCGGCCCTGAATATGTCGCTCTTCTTCTGGGTTGAAGAGTACGCCAAGCTGTTTGCCACAACCGATAAGATCAACTCCCGGATCCTGAATCGCTTCCGCGAACAGGGGATCGAGATTCCGTTCCCGATCAGGACCGTTACATTGAAACAGGAACAAGGTGCACACACCCCATAA
- a CDS encoding DUF4398 domain-containing protein: MKPVRCYAAVALLTLTAGFAFAADEAGGVKPETTALYQKARDQVAKLSGTPAAKYAPEVIEQAAANLETAQNGLKQGDDRATRQASELATTQVKLALALTDERIALEKSTASQKELTQLEQRLAAILDGKGEKP, from the coding sequence ATGAAACCAGTCCGGTGCTATGCAGCAGTTGCCCTGTTGACACTGACAGCAGGTTTTGCCTTTGCTGCCGATGAGGCAGGCGGGGTCAAACCTGAGACCACTGCCCTGTATCAGAAGGCCAGGGATCAGGTTGCCAAATTGAGCGGCACACCAGCGGCCAAGTATGCCCCGGAAGTGATTGAGCAGGCGGCAGCCAACCTGGAAACCGCCCAGAACGGTTTAAAACAGGGGGATGACCGTGCCACCCGCCAGGCCTCCGAGTTGGCAACAACCCAGGTCAAACTGGCCCTGGCCCTGACCGACGAACGGATCGCCCTTGAGAAATCTACAGCATCCCAGAAGGAGCTGACCCAGCTTGAACAACGTCTGGCAGCCATTCTGGACGGGAAAGGGGAAAAACCATGA
- the purL gene encoding phosphoribosylformylglycinamidine synthase subunit PurL, whose amino-acid sequence MSSRVEVALKDGVRDSRGERIKREIEHFLHLKVKQVRTIDVYTVDAALTREELEAAASGPFCDPVIQSYSVDLPQASGFDWAVEVGFRPGVTDNIGRTAGEAVSYLIQRPLADSEAVYSSVQYLLTGDLGNEQVEKIATGLLCNTLIQRYSIMSAADFMARRGFPVTVPRVTGETRGQVREIDLEVPDEELLRISKDGVLALTLEEMKIIQAHYRDPQVLAERKKQGLGSRPTDVELECLAQTWSEHCKHKIFAGTVQYEDESGAKQEIKSLFKSYIQRVTKEVRQNMGDKDFCLSVFKDNAGVITFDENNSLVFKVETHNSPSALDPYGGALTGIVGVNRDPFGTGQGSKLIFNTDVFCFADPFYDKPLPSRLLHPRRIFEGVVEGVEHGGNKSGIPTVNGSIVFDERFAGKPLVFCGTAGMMPARVNGIPGHEKSIKPGDLIVMAGGRIGKDGIHGATFSSEELNENSPVTAVQIGDPITQKRMFDFLIRARDKGLYRFITDNGAGGLSSSIGEMAGECNGCRMDLAKAPLKYPGLNPWEILISEAQERMSMAVPPEKLDEFMAMSKRFGVESTVLGEFTDSGTFHIQYGEATVAWLPMAFMHEGLPPMQIPAKWQPPVNPEAPAQHKDDWTADLLQLLGQLNICSKESVVRRYDHEVQGGSVVKPFTGVTNDGPSDAAVVRPILDSYKGVVVSHGICPRYSDIDAYHMAANAIDEALRNYVAVGGNPEHWAGLDNFCWCDPVLSEKTPDGPYKMAQLVRANQALLDYCVPLNLPLISGKDSMKNDFYDGSTKISIPPTLLFSVIGTIPDIRNAVTMDFKRPGDIICLLGATKDELGGSEYLAMQGYTGNKVPEVDLAAALARYKALHQAIMSGLVASCHDLSDGGLAVALAESAFSGGFGCCVELGNVRFEGDQRYRSDELLLFSESASRLLVTVHPAQWSAFEEAMAGTTFSQIGQVAETDLVSIAGLEGKTVLHSSLEQLKEAWQATLREL is encoded by the coding sequence ATGTCGAGCAGAGTTGAAGTAGCCCTGAAAGACGGTGTGCGCGACTCCCGCGGTGAGCGGATCAAGCGCGAGATTGAACATTTTCTGCATCTGAAGGTGAAACAGGTGCGTACCATCGATGTCTACACGGTGGATGCGGCACTTACACGGGAAGAGCTGGAAGCTGCAGCCAGCGGGCCGTTCTGTGATCCGGTCATCCAGAGCTACAGTGTCGACCTGCCCCAGGCCAGCGGCTTTGACTGGGCCGTGGAAGTGGGCTTCCGCCCCGGCGTAACCGACAATATCGGCCGGACTGCCGGTGAAGCGGTTTCCTACCTGATCCAGCGTCCCCTTGCAGACAGCGAGGCGGTCTATTCGTCGGTCCAGTACCTGCTCACGGGTGATCTGGGCAATGAGCAGGTGGAAAAGATCGCCACCGGCCTGTTGTGCAACACCCTGATCCAGCGCTACAGCATCATGTCCGCAGCTGACTTCATGGCCAGACGCGGCTTCCCGGTTACGGTACCCAGGGTAACCGGCGAGACCAGAGGGCAGGTACGGGAGATCGATCTGGAGGTCCCGGATGAGGAACTGCTGCGGATCAGTAAAGACGGTGTACTGGCCCTGACCCTGGAGGAGATGAAGATCATCCAGGCCCACTACCGTGATCCGCAGGTGCTGGCAGAGCGGAAAAAACAGGGACTGGGCAGCAGGCCGACCGATGTGGAGCTGGAATGCCTGGCCCAGACCTGGTCAGAGCACTGCAAGCACAAGATCTTTGCCGGTACCGTGCAGTATGAGGATGAAAGCGGTGCCAAGCAGGAGATCAAGTCGCTCTTCAAGTCCTACATCCAGCGGGTCACCAAAGAGGTGCGCCAGAACATGGGTGACAAGGACTTCTGCCTGTCGGTCTTCAAGGACAACGCCGGGGTGATTACCTTTGACGAGAACAACTCGCTGGTCTTCAAGGTCGAGACCCACAACTCACCCTCCGCCCTTGACCCCTACGGCGGCGCCCTGACCGGCATTGTGGGGGTCAACCGTGACCCGTTCGGCACCGGCCAGGGTTCCAAACTGATCTTCAACACCGATGTGTTCTGTTTTGCCGACCCGTTCTACGACAAGCCGCTGCCATCACGGCTGCTGCATCCCCGCCGGATCTTTGAGGGAGTGGTGGAAGGGGTGGAGCATGGCGGCAACAAGTCCGGCATCCCCACCGTGAACGGCTCGATCGTGTTTGATGAGCGCTTTGCCGGTAAGCCGCTGGTATTCTGCGGTACCGCCGGTATGATGCCGGCCCGGGTCAACGGCATTCCGGGCCATGAGAAGAGCATCAAACCGGGTGACCTGATCGTGATGGCCGGCGGCCGGATCGGCAAGGACGGCATCCACGGCGCCACCTTTTCCTCCGAAGAGCTGAACGAGAACTCACCGGTCACCGCCGTCCAGATCGGCGACCCGATCACCCAGAAGCGGATGTTCGACTTCCTGATCCGGGCCCGCGACAAGGGCCTCTACCGCTTCATCACCGACAACGGTGCAGGAGGGCTCTCCTCCTCCATCGGTGAGATGGCGGGCGAGTGCAACGGCTGCCGGATGGACCTGGCCAAGGCCCCACTTAAGTATCCCGGCCTTAATCCCTGGGAGATCCTGATCTCCGAGGCCCAGGAACGGATGTCCATGGCCGTACCGCCGGAAAAGCTGGATGAATTCATGGCCATGTCCAAACGGTTCGGCGTGGAATCAACCGTACTGGGCGAATTTACCGACAGCGGCACCTTCCATATCCAGTACGGCGAAGCAACGGTGGCCTGGCTGCCGATGGCGTTCATGCACGAAGGGCTGCCGCCGATGCAGATCCCGGCCAAGTGGCAGCCACCGGTTAACCCGGAGGCACCGGCACAACACAAGGACGACTGGACTGCTGACCTGCTGCAGCTGCTGGGACAGCTCAACATCTGTTCCAAGGAGTCGGTGGTGCGGCGTTACGACCATGAGGTCCAGGGGGGCTCGGTGGTCAAGCCGTTCACCGGCGTGACCAATGACGGCCCTTCCGATGCGGCGGTGGTCAGACCGATCCTCGATTCCTACAAAGGGGTGGTGGTCTCCCACGGCATCTGTCCCCGTTATTCGGATATTGATGCCTACCACATGGCCGCCAATGCCATTGACGAGGCGCTGCGCAACTATGTGGCGGTGGGCGGCAACCCGGAGCATTGGGCCGGTCTGGACAACTTCTGCTGGTGCGACCCGGTCCTGTCCGAAAAGACTCCGGACGGCCCCTACAAGATGGCCCAGCTGGTACGGGCCAATCAGGCGCTGCTGGACTACTGCGTGCCGCTCAACCTGCCGTTGATCTCCGGCAAAGACTCGATGAAGAACGATTTCTACGACGGCTCCACCAAGATCTCGATCCCGCCGACCCTGCTGTTCTCGGTGATCGGCACGATTCCGGATATCCGCAATGCCGTCACCATGGACTTCAAGCGCCCCGGCGACATCATCTGCCTGCTGGGCGCCACCAAGGATGAGCTGGGTGGTTCCGAGTACCTGGCCATGCAGGGCTACACCGGCAACAAGGTGCCCGAGGTGGATCTGGCTGCGGCACTGGCCCGCTACAAGGCGCTGCACCAAGCCATTATGAGCGGTCTGGTGGCCTCCTGCCATGACCTGTCCGATGGCGGTCTGGCGGTGGCCCTGGCTGAGTCGGCCTTCTCAGGTGGTTTCGGCTGTTGTGTGGAACTTGGCAACGTCCGTTTTGAGGGTGATCAACGCTACCGTAGCGATGAACTGCTGCTGTTCTCCGAGTCGGCCTCACGTCTGCTGGTCACGGTGCATCCGGCCCAATGGTCGGCCTTTGAAGAGGCCATGGCCGGTACCACCTTCAGCCAGATCGGCCAGGTAGCAGAGACTGACCTGGTCAGCATTGCCGGCCTGGAAGGCAAGACCGTGCTGCACAGCAGCCTGGAACAACTGAAAGAAGCCTGGCAGGCAACGCTGCGCGAGCTATGA
- a CDS encoding sensor domain-containing diguanylate cyclase, with amino-acid sequence MIGPLSDISSAHQDSFYRQLLENIHDGVYFVDMNRVITFWNKGAERITGFTAEEVLGSGCQDNILVHVDADGNELCSSACPLLMSATGGMPDSADVYLHHKDGHRVAVSVQASPVRDGDGTVIGAIESFRETSAPPFDSLEFEELQRLALLDPLTEISNRRYLEMKLQADLDKFQRYGIGVGVIFADIDHFKAFNDTYGHGLGDDILRVVARTLQGNVRSSDLAGRWGGEEFLIVVPHADAARLVQLAEKLRRLVESCFVMHQEQRVTATISMGAAVAHTGDTMESLLERADQMLYKAKRAGRNCIMTDQQAAGPDEPTKENAA; translated from the coding sequence ATGATCGGGCCACTGTCAGACATAAGCAGCGCCCATCAGGATTCGTTCTACAGACAACTGCTCGAGAATATTCACGATGGTGTGTATTTTGTTGACATGAACCGGGTCATCACCTTCTGGAACAAGGGTGCGGAACGGATTACCGGTTTTACTGCGGAAGAGGTGCTGGGCTCCGGATGCCAGGACAACATTCTGGTCCATGTTGATGCCGACGGCAATGAGCTGTGCAGCTCCGCCTGCCCGCTCTTGATGTCTGCAACCGGTGGTATGCCGGATAGCGCTGATGTCTACCTGCATCACAAGGACGGCCACCGTGTGGCGGTCTCGGTTCAGGCCTCGCCGGTCAGGGATGGGGACGGCACGGTCATCGGCGCCATTGAGAGCTTCAGGGAGACCTCTGCCCCCCCCTTCGACAGCCTGGAGTTCGAAGAATTGCAGCGTCTTGCCCTGCTGGACCCGCTGACAGAGATATCCAACCGCCGCTACCTGGAGATGAAACTGCAGGCGGATCTGGATAAGTTTCAACGTTACGGCATCGGCGTCGGCGTCATCTTTGCCGATATCGATCATTTCAAGGCCTTTAACGACACCTACGGCCATGGGCTTGGCGATGATATCCTGCGCGTGGTTGCCCGGACCCTGCAGGGCAATGTGCGTAGCAGCGACCTTGCCGGACGCTGGGGCGGCGAAGAGTTCCTGATTGTCGTGCCCCACGCCGATGCTGCACGGCTTGTACAGCTGGCGGAAAAGCTGCGCAGGCTGGTTGAAAGCTGTTTTGTCATGCACCAGGAACAGCGGGTGACGGCAACCATCAGTATGGGGGCTGCTGTCGCACACACGGGGGATACCATGGAAAGCCTGCTGGAACGGGCTGACCAGATGCTATACAAGGCAAAACGGGCAGGACGGAACTGCATTATGACCGACCAGCAAGCAGCTGGTCCGGATGAACCGACAAAGGAAAACGCTGCATGA